Proteins from a genomic interval of Acetobacterium woodii DSM 1030:
- a CDS encoding TrpB-like pyridoxal phosphate-dependent enzyme, whose translation MEKIPYKIYLSEDEMPKYWFNLRSKMKELPEPFVNPGTGEYCTKEELLPVFCEDLVDQELNTTDTYIEIPEEIRNYYKMYRPSPLVRAYSLEKALDTPAEIYYKYEGTNTSGSHKLNSAAAQAYYAKKQGLSSLTTETGAGQWGTALSMACAHFNLDLSVYMVKVSADQKPHRRAVMETYGAKVIASPSNTTNVGRKILAETPDTNGSLGCAISEAIEVAVTTDSCKYVLGSVLNHVGLHQSIIGLETKTACDKYDIKPDIIIGCAGGGSNLLGLIAPFMADKIEGKNDIDFVAIEPASCPSLTRGRYALDFGDTGKTTPLIRMYTLGSGFMPSPNHAGGLRYHGMSPIISKLYHDGYIRAKSYIQNEVFEAAVQFARIEGILPAPESSHAIKAAIDEALACKESGEKKTIIFGLTGTGYFDMTAYTNYNSGNMTDYIPTDEDLQKGFDSLPQVNQK comes from the coding sequence ATGGAAAAGATTCCCTACAAAATTTATTTAAGCGAAGATGAGATGCCCAAATACTGGTTTAATCTCCGGTCAAAAATGAAAGAACTGCCGGAACCTTTTGTTAATCCCGGAACTGGCGAATACTGTACCAAAGAGGAGCTGCTTCCCGTTTTCTGTGAAGATCTCGTCGATCAGGAACTGAACACCACCGATACATATATTGAAATCCCTGAAGAAATCCGCAATTATTACAAAATGTATCGTCCCTCCCCATTGGTTCGCGCCTATTCTTTAGAAAAAGCTTTGGATACCCCCGCGGAAATTTACTATAAATATGAAGGTACCAACACTTCCGGATCACATAAGTTAAACTCCGCCGCCGCTCAGGCCTATTACGCTAAAAAACAAGGGTTATCCTCCTTAACCACTGAAACCGGAGCCGGACAATGGGGAACCGCCCTTTCCATGGCCTGCGCCCATTTTAATCTGGACTTATCGGTTTATATGGTTAAGGTTTCTGCCGATCAAAAACCCCACCGCCGGGCAGTTATGGAAACTTACGGGGCTAAAGTGATTGCCTCACCTTCCAACACCACCAACGTCGGCCGAAAAATTCTGGCCGAAACCCCTGATACGAATGGATCTTTAGGCTGTGCCATCAGTGAAGCCATTGAAGTCGCCGTTACCACCGATAGTTGTAAATATGTCTTGGGTAGCGTCTTAAACCATGTTGGCCTCCATCAGTCGATCATCGGACTGGAAACAAAAACAGCCTGCGATAAATATGATATCAAACCCGATATCATTATTGGCTGCGCCGGTGGCGGTTCCAATTTATTAGGTTTAATTGCTCCCTTTATGGCAGATAAAATTGAAGGTAAAAACGATATCGATTTTGTCGCCATTGAACCCGCTTCCTGTCCATCGTTAACCAGGGGACGTTATGCCCTTGATTTTGGCGACACTGGTAAAACAACGCCGTTAATCCGAATGTACACCCTTGGCAGCGGCTTTATGCCCTCCCCTAACCATGCCGGCGGATTACGTTACCATGGCATGAGCCCAATTATTTCGAAACTTTACCACGACGGTTATATCCGGGCCAAATCATATATTCAAAATGAGGTCTTTGAAGCCGCAGTCCAATTTGCCCGAATCGAAGGAATTCTCCCCGCTCCGGAATCTTCTCACGCCATTAAGGCCGCCATTGATGAGGCCCTGGCCTGTAAAGAATCCGGTGAAAAGAAAACCATTATCTTTGGTTTAACCGGAACTGGCTACTTTGATATGACCGCTTATACGAACTACAATTCTGGTAATATGACCGACTATATCCCAACCGATGAAGATCTGCAAAAGGGTTTTGACAGCTTGCCGCAGGTTAATCAAAAATAA
- a CDS encoding FMN-binding glutamate synthase family protein yields MNLQRPNGNDATETFNRSKSVVPCSGICSRCVDGCRGNCEVFKATFRGRELIYPGPFGDVTAGGDKDYPVDYSHLNIQGYALGAKGMPNGEVGTPDNARFPNVSTECAYGWDKKVAMNVPIFTGALGSTEIARKNWDHFAVGAAISGVTIVCGENVCGIDPHLVLDKNNLVIEAPDMDRRIAAYRKYHSGKGEILIQMNVEDTRLGVAEYIINKHHIETIELKWGQGAKCIGGEIKVNSIERALELQKRGYIVTPDPMDPVIQMAFNDGAIKEFERHSRLGFISEESFIAEVERLRTLGYKRITLKTGAYGLRELAMAIRWCSKAKIDLLTIDGAPGGTGMSPWRMMEEWGMPSIYLHSAAVEFAQILESQGERVPDLAFAGGFSSEDGVFKALALGAPYVKAVCMGRALMIPGMVGKNIEQWIKENNLPKTVSQFGSTPEEIFVCYEAVKDIVGAKEIKNVPLGAIGIYSYADKIRVGLQQLMAGARCFNTNSITRNELMSLTEECAKVTKIPYLMDCGRDEALAILKG; encoded by the coding sequence ATGAATCTTCAAAGACCTAATGGCAACGATGCCACTGAAACCTTCAACCGTTCCAAAAGTGTTGTACCCTGTTCTGGTATTTGTTCACGCTGTGTGGATGGATGTCGCGGTAATTGTGAAGTTTTTAAAGCGACGTTTAGAGGCCGGGAACTGATTTATCCAGGTCCCTTTGGCGATGTAACTGCCGGCGGTGATAAAGATTATCCTGTCGATTATTCACATCTTAATATTCAAGGTTATGCCCTGGGAGCTAAAGGCATGCCTAATGGTGAAGTCGGAACCCCGGACAATGCCCGTTTTCCGAATGTCAGCACCGAATGTGCTTATGGCTGGGATAAAAAAGTTGCCATGAATGTTCCGATTTTTACCGGCGCTCTGGGTTCTACTGAAATTGCCCGTAAAAACTGGGATCATTTTGCCGTCGGTGCGGCCATCTCCGGTGTTACCATCGTTTGTGGTGAAAATGTCTGCGGCATCGATCCCCATCTGGTTCTTGATAAAAACAATCTGGTGATCGAAGCACCGGATATGGATCGCCGTATCGCAGCCTACCGAAAATACCATTCTGGCAAAGGTGAAATCCTTATTCAAATGAATGTTGAAGATACTCGTCTTGGCGTTGCCGAATATATCATCAACAAACATCATATTGAAACCATTGAATTAAAATGGGGGCAGGGCGCAAAATGTATCGGTGGCGAAATCAAGGTTAATTCGATCGAACGAGCCTTGGAGCTCCAAAAACGCGGTTACATTGTTACCCCAGATCCAATGGATCCGGTTATCCAGATGGCCTTCAATGACGGTGCCATTAAAGAATTCGAACGACACAGTCGACTCGGCTTTATCAGTGAAGAAAGTTTTATCGCTGAAGTTGAACGTTTAAGAACCTTAGGTTACAAACGGATTACCTTAAAAACCGGTGCTTATGGTTTAAGAGAACTGGCAATGGCCATAAGATGGTGTTCGAAAGCTAAAATTGATCTACTGACTATTGATGGTGCACCCGGTGGAACCGGCATGAGCCCATGGCGAATGATGGAAGAATGGGGCATGCCCTCCATTTACCTCCATTCAGCTGCAGTTGAGTTTGCTCAAATTCTTGAGTCCCAAGGCGAACGGGTTCCGGATCTGGCTTTTGCCGGCGGATTCAGCAGCGAAGACGGTGTCTTCAAAGCTTTAGCTCTTGGAGCCCCGTATGTAAAAGCGGTTTGTATGGGGCGCGCCCTGATGATTCCCGGAATGGTTGGTAAAAACATTGAGCAATGGATAAAAGAAAATAATCTCCCCAAAACAGTCAGCCAGTTCGGCTCCACTCCCGAAGAAATTTTTGTTTGTTACGAAGCCGTCAAAGATATCGTTGGCGCTAAAGAAATCAAAAACGTCCCTCTGGGTGCTATTGGAATCTACAGTTATGCCGATAAAATTCGGGTTGGTCTACAACAATTAATGGCCGGTGCCCGATGTTTTAATACCAACAGTATTACCAGAAACGAACTGATGTCCTTAACTGAAGAATGTGCCAAAGTCACAAAAATTCCATATCTGATGGATTGTGGCCGTGACGAAGCCCTTGCTATTTTAAAAGGCTAA
- a CDS encoding methyl-accepting chemotaxis protein: MEKENQVGKSKSIKFRLLIVPLICVFCGVVLIGLISSYLSRESLLTEMRENGFASSQRFVNRIEGNQEAVKTMNEMMETQIRSIGNILIGNRDKINDAYLTQLAAETGIDHIYWYNSTGEIINAANGEYLGWQATVGDPIYNFMMSGAPELMEEIRKSTESDETFKYGYVRSSTGEFVQAGVTANRVLELTEKFDYQALIDELASDESVVYASFINKDLIDVADSNKDDVGVSYQDDENIKKVAIDGEMSANEYYYQAAAANVYNVMYPVIINGELKGALKIGYSMESVQAAITKNIMLIAITGLLIFLILGAILYKLSTSIIKPIGRINQMLKEMGQGHLGLRLNLTSQDEIGEMATTLDNFADELQNVVIGTMYQISSGDVSANICEKDELDEISPALKQTITTIRNLIEETTQLSYAAVAGKLATRGNVDAFEGGFKDIIAGVNDTLDAVVGPLNMAAEYVDRIGQGEIPEIITKHYEGDFDRLKQSINACINGLGALEEGNRILGLMSKNDLSQKIENQYLGIYGEIGEAINGVYDQLVHVVKIANHIEIGELSDLDDLKAIAKRSENDTLIPSLIGMMENITLLVAETQNVAQIAVEGDLNFRGDVTKFSGEYAKVIEGFNQTLDVVIHPIKEASAILEELAAGNLEITMTGDYQGDHAIIKEAMNTTIANLKRYVKEITDTLEAMSLGNLDQEITSAYGGDFLAIKNALNGISTSLSTTMTDIDTAAAHVEIGAKQISDGGQALAQGTTQQASAIQELTASIEEVADETKQNAVRANNANELTVRVRRNAEVGNDRMEKMMTAMHDIDDSSNNISKIIKVIDDIAFQTNILALNAAVEAARAGQHGKGFAVVAEEVRTLAARSAEAAKETTGLIEGSIEKVDVGIKIAGETAESLKEILNEIEKVTGLVGDITTASNDQAAEIGQITLGIEQVSQVVQTNSATAEESAASSEELSGQAEMLKEMVGAFQLKQNIETPGVISFDQQEVGKMRPAQPQIRLDDTEIDKY; this comes from the coding sequence ATGGAAAAAGAAAATCAGGTTGGCAAATCAAAATCAATTAAGTTTAGATTATTGATTGTGCCATTAATTTGTGTGTTTTGTGGCGTTGTTCTAATTGGATTAATCTCTTCCTATTTATCCAGAGAAAGTTTACTGACTGAAATGAGAGAAAATGGATTTGCTTCTTCACAGCGATTTGTCAACCGAATAGAAGGTAATCAAGAAGCGGTTAAAACCATGAATGAAATGATGGAAACGCAAATCCGTAGCATTGGCAATATTCTAATTGGCAATCGAGATAAAATTAATGATGCTTATCTAACCCAACTTGCCGCAGAAACGGGAATTGATCATATTTATTGGTATAACTCAACCGGAGAAATTATCAATGCCGCGAATGGCGAATATCTGGGATGGCAAGCGACAGTTGGGGATCCAATTTACAATTTTATGATGAGTGGTGCACCAGAACTGATGGAAGAAATCCGCAAAAGCACCGAGTCGGACGAAACCTTTAAATACGGATATGTGAGAAGCAGCACTGGCGAATTTGTTCAGGCTGGGGTTACCGCAAATCGGGTATTGGAATTGACTGAAAAGTTCGATTATCAGGCCTTAATTGACGAATTGGCATCGGATGAAAGTGTTGTTTATGCCAGCTTTATCAATAAGGATTTAATTGATGTTGCCGATAGCAATAAGGATGATGTTGGAGTCAGTTATCAAGATGATGAAAACATCAAGAAAGTGGCAATTGATGGTGAAATGAGTGCCAATGAATATTACTATCAAGCAGCAGCGGCCAATGTTTATAATGTTATGTATCCGGTTATTATTAATGGCGAATTAAAAGGGGCACTAAAGATTGGTTATTCGATGGAATCGGTGCAGGCAGCAATTACAAAAAATATCATGTTAATTGCAATCACGGGATTGTTGATCTTTTTGATTTTAGGTGCGATCTTATATAAATTATCGACTTCAATTATTAAACCGATTGGTCGCATTAATCAGATGCTTAAGGAAATGGGCCAAGGTCATCTGGGATTACGATTGAATTTGACATCTCAGGACGAAATTGGAGAAATGGCAACGACTTTGGATAACTTTGCCGATGAACTTCAAAATGTCGTGATTGGGACGATGTATCAAATCTCCTCAGGCGATGTATCAGCTAATATTTGTGAAAAAGATGAATTGGATGAAATTAGCCCGGCATTAAAACAGACCATTACAACAATTCGAAACCTGATCGAAGAAACGACTCAATTATCCTATGCGGCAGTGGCGGGTAAATTAGCGACCAGAGGGAATGTGGATGCTTTTGAAGGCGGTTTTAAAGACATTATCGCTGGGGTTAATGATACCCTTGATGCCGTAGTAGGTCCGCTGAATATGGCTGCCGAATACGTTGATCGGATCGGTCAGGGTGAAATTCCAGAAATAATTACGAAACACTATGAGGGTGATTTTGATCGCTTGAAACAAAGTATCAATGCCTGCATTAATGGTCTTGGTGCGCTGGAAGAAGGAAATCGGATTCTGGGATTAATGAGTAAAAATGATTTAAGTCAAAAAATAGAAAATCAATATCTGGGAATCTATGGCGAAATTGGTGAAGCTATTAATGGCGTTTATGATCAATTGGTTCATGTTGTTAAAATAGCCAATCATATTGAAATCGGTGAGCTTAGTGATTTAGACGATCTAAAAGCCATTGCCAAACGTAGCGAAAATGATACCTTGATTCCAAGTTTAATTGGTATGATGGAGAATATCACTTTATTAGTAGCCGAAACGCAGAATGTGGCACAGATCGCGGTCGAAGGAGATTTAAACTTTAGAGGTGATGTGACAAAATTTTCTGGTGAATATGCCAAGGTGATTGAGGGCTTTAATCAAACATTGGATGTTGTGATTCATCCGATCAAAGAAGCCTCGGCAATATTAGAAGAATTGGCGGCCGGAAACCTGGAAATAACAATGACCGGTGACTATCAGGGTGATCATGCGATTATTAAAGAAGCTATGAATACGACAATTGCTAACTTGAAACGTTATGTGAAGGAAATTACCGATACCCTTGAAGCGATGAGTTTGGGCAATCTGGATCAGGAAATTACCTCGGCTTATGGCGGCGATTTTCTGGCGATTAAAAATGCGTTGAATGGGATTAGTACGAGTCTAAGTACCACCATGACAGATATTGATACGGCCGCTGCCCACGTCGAAATTGGTGCTAAACAAATATCCGATGGTGGTCAGGCATTAGCTCAGGGAACAACACAACAAGCAAGTGCCATCCAGGAATTAACCGCTTCCATTGAAGAGGTTGCTGATGAAACTAAACAGAACGCTGTCCGTGCTAATAATGCCAATGAATTGACGGTAAGAGTCCGAAGAAATGCTGAAGTCGGTAATGATCGAATGGAAAAAATGATGACTGCGATGCATGATATCGATGATTCATCGAATAACATTTCTAAAATTATTAAGGTTATTGACGACATTGCTTTTCAAACAAATATCCTTGCTCTTAATGCCGCGGTTGAAGCCGCCCGGGCAGGACAACATGGAAAAGGGTTTGCTGTTGTTGCTGAAGAAGTAAGAACCCTAGCGGCAAGAAGTGCCGAAGCGGCCAAAGAAACCACTGGGTTAATTGAAGGTTCAATCGAAAAGGTTGATGTGGGGATAAAAATTGCTGGGGAAACGGCCGAAAGTTTAAAAGAAATTTTGAACGAAATTGAAAAAGTTACCGGTCTTGTTGGTGATATCACCACCGCCTCCAATGATCAGGCTGCGGAAATCGGCCAGATAACTTTAGGAATTGAACAGGTTTCGCAGGTTGTTCAAACGAATTCGGCCACCGCTGAAGAAAGTGCGGCATCCAGTGAGGAATTATCCGGTCAAGCTGAAATGCTAAAAGAAATGGTAGGCGCATTTCAACTGAAACAAAATATTGAAACACCGGGAGTTATTTCGTTTGATCAGCAAGAAGTTGGTAAAATGAGACCCGCACAGCCGCAGATTCGGTTGGATGATACGGAGATTGATAAATACTAA
- a CDS encoding rhodanese-like domain-containing protein, whose translation MKKISPVEAKKRLDANEPIVLLDVREQAEYVDRHIPNSINVPLSNIASVEKRLKDKNATIFVYCLSGGRSSSAAAQMAKMGYQNIYNLGGISSWRYETVSGRN comes from the coding sequence GTGAAAAAAATATCCCCGGTTGAGGCCAAAAAACGATTAGACGCAAATGAACCAATTGTGCTGCTAGATGTTAGAGAGCAGGCAGAATATGTCGATCGACATATTCCCAACAGCATTAATGTGCCATTAAGCAATATTGCTTCAGTTGAGAAACGTTTAAAAGATAAAAATGCCACTATTTTTGTTTATTGTTTAAGCGGTGGGAGATCGTCTAGTGCAGCAGCTCAAATGGCTAAGATGGGCTATCAAAATATTTATAATCTGGGTGGGATCAGCAGTTGGCGATATGAGACAGTGAGTGGACGAAATTAA
- a CDS encoding response regulator transcription factor, translating into MYKILITDDEEKIRALIKKYAIFEGHTAVEASNGMEAVELCRKESFDIIIMDIMMPELDGFSAVKEIRKTQNTPVLMLSARGEEYDKIHGFELGIDDYVVKPFSPKELMMRIDAIMKRSSRAQPQEHDVFQKDSLTADFTARRILIDNENIEMSPKEFDLIFYMIRNKNIALTREKLITEVWGYDFYGDDRTLDTHIKLLRKSLGKYARLITTLRGVGYRFEG; encoded by the coding sequence ATGTATAAAATATTAATAACCGATGATGAAGAAAAAATTAGAGCTTTGATTAAAAAATATGCGATTTTTGAAGGCCATACAGCCGTCGAAGCTTCAAATGGCATGGAAGCCGTTGAATTATGTCGTAAAGAATCTTTTGATATTATTATTATGGATATTATGATGCCTGAACTGGATGGTTTTTCGGCTGTTAAGGAAATTAGAAAAACTCAGAACACACCGGTGTTAATGCTTTCTGCCCGAGGTGAAGAATATGACAAAATTCATGGTTTTGAATTAGGTATTGATGATTATGTCGTTAAACCTTTTTCGCCCAAAGAATTGATGATGCGTATTGATGCCATTATGAAACGTTCTTCCCGTGCTCAACCGCAGGAGCATGATGTCTTTCAAAAAGATAGTTTGACCGCTGATTTTACTGCCAGAAGAATTCTTATCGATAACGAAAACATCGAAATGTCTCCGAAAGAATTCGATTTAATTTTTTATATGATCCGTAATAAAAACATTGCCTTAACCCGAGAAAAACTGATTACTGAAGTTTGGGGTTATGATTTTTATGGGGACGACCGCACACTGGACACACATATTAAATTGTTGCGAAAGAGTCTGGGTAAGTACGCCAGGTTGATCACCACCCTCCGGGGCGTTGGTTATCGCTTTGAAGGGTAA
- a CDS encoding sensor histidine kinase: protein MKKNNYSSHQKNSSRQISVKWKIFLFLLAFCGVLLILLWLFQVVFLNSFYQNIKVNEIKNTAHTIEKNINDDDLEAIITQLSETNNICIEVLSNSGEVMYSSHVIRDCLIHSKSAFDEKSFLLTVMENDGELFQYYNHEDFNNRQRESDATKNPTATDHLQLPVKPYNDLDDKDDDTIIYSKILTDSNNNKLTLVLNSMISPLNATVNTLRVQLYYITAVMILFSVILALIIAKWISRPIEAINASAKMLATGDYSTRFKATDYKEISELSNTLNYTARELSKVELLRQELIANISHDLRTPLTLISGYAEAMRDLPDENNAENAQIIVDETKRLTTLVNDVMDISKLQTGNITINRQPYCLTVSLRDTVNRMNKLMESDGYTIVFKAADDIMVLADETRISQAFYNLLTNAINYTGPDKMITVIQSVFKNPLDQNSDWIKIAISDTGEGIAAEDLPYIWERYYKVDKNHKRAITGTGLGLSIVKSIFDVHNGDYGVTSNLNEGSTFWFSLKIK from the coding sequence GTGAAAAAAAATAATTACTCTTCCCATCAAAAAAATAGTTCCCGTCAAATCAGCGTGAAATGGAAAATTTTTCTTTTTCTCCTCGCTTTTTGTGGTGTGCTGCTAATTCTACTTTGGCTTTTTCAGGTTGTTTTTTTAAATAGCTTTTATCAAAACATCAAAGTCAATGAAATAAAAAACACTGCCCACACAATTGAAAAAAACATCAATGATGATGATCTGGAAGCAATCATCACTCAGCTTTCTGAAACTAACAACATTTGTATCGAAGTTTTATCAAATTCTGGTGAAGTTATGTATTCTTCGCACGTTATCAGAGATTGTTTAATCCACAGCAAATCGGCTTTTGATGAAAAATCCTTTCTTTTAACCGTAATGGAAAATGATGGTGAATTGTTTCAATATTACAATCATGAGGATTTTAATAACCGGCAACGAGAATCTGATGCTACGAAAAATCCAACCGCGACTGACCATCTCCAGCTTCCAGTTAAGCCGTATAACGATTTAGATGACAAAGATGATGATACGATTATTTATTCAAAAATCTTAACGGATTCCAATAATAATAAATTAACCTTGGTTCTCAACTCAATGATTTCACCCTTGAACGCTACGGTTAATACCCTTCGGGTGCAATTATATTATATTACTGCTGTGATGATCTTGTTTTCGGTGATCTTGGCTCTGATTATTGCCAAATGGATATCACGACCGATTGAAGCCATTAACGCCAGTGCCAAGATGCTGGCAACCGGTGACTACTCCACCCGCTTTAAGGCCACTGACTACAAGGAAATTTCAGAGCTTTCGAATACCCTTAACTATACTGCCCGAGAGCTTTCCAAAGTCGAACTGCTACGACAGGAACTTATTGCTAATATCTCCCATGATTTACGCACGCCGCTTACTTTAATCAGCGGTTATGCTGAAGCCATGCGCGATTTGCCGGATGAAAATAATGCCGAAAACGCCCAAATTATTGTCGATGAAACCAAACGTTTAACGACCCTTGTCAATGATGTCATGGATATTTCCAAACTGCAAACCGGTAATATCACTATCAATCGACAACCCTATTGCCTAACGGTTAGCTTGCGTGATACCGTTAACCGGATGAATAAGCTGATGGAATCTGATGGTTATACGATCGTTTTCAAAGCAGCCGACGATATCATGGTTTTGGCCGATGAGACGCGGATATCACAGGCCTTTTACAATTTATTAACCAACGCCATCAACTACACCGGCCCAGATAAAATGATCACAGTCATCCAAAGCGTTTTTAAAAACCCCTTGGATCAAAATTCTGACTGGATCAAAATTGCCATATCCGATACCGGTGAAGGGATTGCCGCCGAGGATCTTCCTTATATTTGGGAACGTTACTATAAGGTCGATAAAAACCATAAAAGAGCTATCACCGGCACTGGATTGGGTCTGTCAATCGTAAAATCGATCTTTGATGTGCACAACGGTGACTACGGTGTAACCTCAAACCTTAACGAAGGTTCAACTTTCTGGTTTTCGTTAAAAATTAAATAA
- a CDS encoding ASKHA domain-containing protein, giving the protein MGNSKIKALTMKKFIKISPPGNGDIIADQERVLKALHDEFGEVRFSHQLLKKIYPLCRQANWEVTTTLIKNGKYWELVELEAGDKSAYHLGIAVDLGSTSVTMRVIDLNTAAVLGEESILNHQIKYGDDILTRIFYTKDKNEHLKAIQQATVDTINVLFNEFVKKMVIDPLEYTVMVISGNTTMVHFLMGIDPWPIFEYPYAPVFNHTGYRNCQDFGLLVNGCFYCLPSVANYLGGDTISGLLVAKLEEKDELGLFIDIGTNGEMVLGNKNFLVAGAGAAGPALEGGISKHGMKATTGAVDTVTIVENELRLTTIKGGRPLGICGSGIVDLIAQMLLNGWIDFSGRFNPEKSQRIVKRDGEYGVLYANRDEAGNGEELLFTQTDMNQFIDTKAAASTMVAYLLERLGVTPMDVERLYVSGAFGTYINLESAITIGLYPDLPRERFVSLGNSSLNGANALLTDREKMTTAIKLQERIEYLEFGAATDFISKMHASRFLPHTDFDLYPTVKAELIKRGRFR; this is encoded by the coding sequence ATGGGAAATTCTAAAATCAAGGCATTAACCATGAAAAAATTTATCAAAATATCACCGCCGGGAAATGGGGACATCATAGCCGATCAAGAACGTGTCCTTAAAGCCTTGCATGATGAGTTTGGTGAGGTACGGTTTTCCCATCAGCTTTTAAAAAAAATATACCCTCTGTGCCGACAGGCCAATTGGGAAGTTACGACAACGCTGATTAAAAATGGAAAATATTGGGAGCTTGTTGAACTGGAAGCCGGCGACAAAAGCGCCTATCACCTTGGGATAGCAGTCGATCTGGGCAGCACTTCGGTGACGATGCGCGTGATTGATTTAAATACCGCGGCGGTGCTAGGAGAAGAAAGCATCTTAAATCATCAGATTAAATATGGTGATGATATTCTGACCCGAATATTTTATACGAAAGACAAAAATGAACACCTTAAAGCGATTCAACAAGCGACAGTTGATACTATCAACGTTTTATTTAATGAGTTTGTCAAAAAAATGGTAATTGATCCCCTGGAATACACAGTTATGGTTATTTCCGGCAATACTACAATGGTTCATTTTTTAATGGGGATTGATCCCTGGCCTATTTTTGAATATCCTTATGCTCCGGTTTTTAATCATACCGGTTATCGGAATTGTCAGGATTTTGGTTTGCTTGTCAACGGATGTTTTTATTGTCTGCCTTCAGTGGCTAATTATTTGGGGGGCGATACAATAAGTGGTTTATTGGTCGCAAAACTTGAAGAAAAAGATGAGCTGGGATTATTTATTGATATTGGGACCAATGGAGAAATGGTTCTGGGCAATAAAAACTTTCTCGTTGCCGGAGCGGGTGCTGCCGGACCGGCATTGGAAGGTGGGATCAGTAAACATGGCATGAAAGCGACAACAGGGGCGGTTGATACCGTTACAATTGTAGAAAATGAATTAAGGCTGACAACCATTAAAGGGGGTCGGCCTCTTGGTATTTGCGGATCAGGAATTGTCGATCTGATTGCGCAAATGCTGCTCAATGGATGGATTGACTTTTCTGGCCGTTTTAACCCGGAAAAATCGCAGCGAATTGTTAAACGTGATGGCGAATATGGGGTTTTATATGCAAACCGTGATGAAGCTGGAAATGGTGAAGAATTATTATTTACCCAGACCGATATGAACCAGTTTATCGATACCAAAGCGGCAGCAAGTACCATGGTTGCTTATCTGTTGGAACGATTGGGGGTGACACCCATGGATGTCGAGCGGTTATATGTTTCTGGGGCTTTTGGCACCTATATCAATCTGGAGTCGGCAATCACGATTGGGCTTTATCCGGATTTACCGAGAGAACGTTTTGTTTCATTGGGAAATAGTTCCTTGAATGGGGCAAACGCGCTTTTAACCGACCGCGAAAAAATGACGACTGCGATTAAACTTCAGGAGCGAATCGAATATCTGGAATTTGGCGCGGCGACAGATTTTATTTCCAAGATGCATGCATCACGATTTTTGCCACATACCGATTTCGATTTATATCCGACGGTTAAAGCAGAATTGATAAAGCGGGGTCGCTTTCGTTAA